Within the Syngnathus scovelli strain Florida chromosome 6, RoL_Ssco_1.2, whole genome shotgun sequence genome, the region ATAAAGCGCGTGAACAACCTCATACAGGAGCAGGATTTATTTGCACTGAAGAGCATCAAAATCCCCGTGGCCAAGCACAGCTTTTTAACGGAATCCTACGCAAGCCCTTGTGACTCTTTTGAGGAAAAACCAGCGAAGGCCCAGCCAAAGAGACAGCAAATTACGGACTTCCTCATAGAGGTGGACAACGACATGGAGAAGCTGATCCCGAACTCGGACGATTTTGACATGGAGCTGTTGGATGACGGACCCAAAAGGCCCGTCCAAAAAGGACGAAAGGGCCAAGGGGCCGACTGGGGCATTCAGTGGTGGAACGCCGTGGTGGCCATGCTGCTCATCGGCATCGTTCTGCCTTTGTTTTATGTCATTTACTTCAAAACCCAACACAGCGGCTCAGCCTCGCTAACAGGTGGCGCTGTCACGCCTACGTCCGTCACGTCTAACAGGACCGGGACGGGCACCTTTCCTACTGGCGGATCCGAACCAGGATAGAACGGAGTTTGTCGTTTTGGATATCATGAAGCTGAATATATCGAACATCATGTGTGCAATACCTgcctcgtctttttttttttttttttttttttaagtcggcCTTTAACAACCCGTTGCACTCTTAGATcgtctaaaaataataattgttaccgttttttgtgtgcttttgtGGTAATTATTTGGTTTTCACCCTCATTTGACGCACATTGCAGCCGATTAAAACCACGTTAAGCTGCAGGGTTCTTCTGCATATTTACAGTTCACTATATGCATTTTTTCTTTCTAAGGAACCTTCCTCAGACCTCTAAACagtttttgttgctttttctgATTCCAGAGGATGGCACCAAACGCCTGTAGAAAATGAAAGTACTGCTTTGGTGCCATCTTTTGGCATCTTAGTCCCAAGGATCTATTTTGAAATAAAAGTGCTTAATAGAAACAAAGTgccttggcgccatcttgtggcgtcTGCAAGGTTGGCTATGGCTAAAATGGTTGCACGGGTTATCCAAGGACCACAATACCTGctctaaaaatagctcatccATTGTGGCATTGTGATTTACTCGGAATTTTGACAGAATTGGTGAATAGTGAACCATAAATATGTGGAAGGTTACTGTAGCATGGCAGTTTTAGACGGAGGTGTGTATCGGGTTGTATGTGAGGAGGAATCTGTGCAGTTTTTCAAGTTAACTTATggggcttttgtgtgtgtgtattcattTTGCATTGTTCACCGAGGTTGGATTCACACTACAGGTCCAAGTGAGCAATTTTGATTTGATGACCCCACCCACCTCTAGTTCTGAAAAAATATCAAGCAGTGTTCACTTGCACAGTAAATGTTAAATGACACAGAAGTTAACATTAGCAGATTGCCAAATGTGCCATTTTATGTTCAACATTTATTTCTACATTGACTCGTATCCCAGTTGCGTCACTTGAAACAACAGTGTGAATCCGACCTCGTTGCTCGTACCGAGTGGACCCAAAGCGTGTGCCAAATGTGTGAACtgtgtttgcaaaaaaaaaaaaaaaaaagcaccgcgTAGTGCAATAATGTACAAGTGACGTATTTCTGCATTTTAGTTTGGAATTTGAAATCGTGTGTTCGTAATGTGTGAAATGATAACACGGGCTGCCTTAAACCTTCTTGGTTGAATTCagattctgaaatgtgcacctttTTTTGGGGATTTTGTGAGACTTCAGGGAGTTTTGACTGTATTTGAACGAATTAGCCTTGGATGTGCATATGGCTTAACTATTTTCATGGGATGATTTTCAAACTGTTAAGTAAATCTCATTTGACCGTTACAACTGAACATCTCAAACttgttcatttattattataagtTCAACAAGAGGGGGGGGGTAAATGGAATCGTCACATCAGTATGTGCCACTTTTTGTGCTCGTTAATTGAAACCAAACATTTGAGATAAATATGCGTATCATCCCTGTCGAACTGAGGGTCCCTCTTGAGAAAACTGAAAATCTCACCTAGTGCAGTTCTTTTTGTTGCTTCTAGTTTGTAGCATTCATGTCTGTTTGGCGGTCGGTAAAGTGCAGTTTGGTCCCCGGCCGGTGGCCCTGCGGCTCAGGGAAGATGCTCCTGAAAGTCAAGTTGATGCGAGGGCCGCGGTCGTGGTACTCCTTCGCCACCTGGTGCTGGGAACCAAAAGAGAAGCACTTCAAAAATCTATAAAGTGTGACAAAATCATGTGAAGCCACTAACTTTATATTTGAAAGTGATTAGTGGAGTTGAACGTACCTGCCAATCATCTTGCGTGGCTCCTTCCATCAAAAGCAGAGCACCGTGACCCAGAGGAACTTTAATACGCTCCACGTAAGTGAAGTCACCGTTTTCTTcctataatataaaaaaaataatgtgaaacAATAAATAAGACCAAAATATAATAATGTGTTTGTCTGACCAGAGGTGGCTTCTTGCGTAGGCTGAAGACCCTGCTGTCACCCAAACTAAGCGAGGCGATGACGGGCTGCCGGCCCAGCGAGGCTTCGTCGTCGCTGTGCCAGCCGATGCTGTCGTGTCCGTCTCGGTACAGGTTGCACAGCAGCGAGTTGAAGCGTTCGTCGCCGCCGCGGCCGCCGCTCGCTTCGGAAACCGCTCGGCGAAGCTTCAACAGCAGTGGGTGCCACTTAGGGGGACGGCGGGATAGCGTGAGTAAGGTGtcaagtagtgctttgccaccatcttgtggccACTATCAGCAATTACAAAAAGATTTCCAAAAGCAATGTTGGGTAAGGATTAGATGTTAGAAAACCTTTGTGTTGGCCGCCATGGTGGAACGAGCATACGTGTAGGGTAACTCCCCAAACCAGCATGTCAACCTTGGCTCTTCATACGCCTCATCTAATGGGGGGGGACAAAATTGATGAGTCAGCATGAAACACTCCAGAAGTTTGAGAAATTATTAGCATCTGTCACTAGCGTACTTTATCTAATTGTGAACGTGGACGCAATGTTGTGGCTTTTATAAAGTGAGCCATAAAAACATGATTTGTTGAGTCCATGATAATGTTGACTTCTTCTACCCACCTTGTCTAAAGTTGGTCTTTTGTGACCAGGGAAGCTCAGCCAGGAGCTTAGCGAACATCCAGTCAGCCTCCTCGGCTGGAAGGAATCTCGGCACCAGCCGCAATCTTAACGGAATGAACAGGGGGAACATTTTGGAGAATAACCAACTAATGCCTTCAAAATGCAACAACAAATAATTGGGGTATTGGAGTGAACAGATCATTCGATTCATTTCATTGCTGACCTTGACACCCCTGACGGTCCATGGCTGATCTCATAATCACCTGCCTGGCTatgaaaagcaaaataaaaaaatgatgttATGTATGTAATACAAAATATTTAACTTTCCATTCAAATCCGATACTTACTCAATAACCTTTTCTGATGGAACATCTCTAACTTGCTGTAAAGAAGACAATATATGTCTTTAGATCAAATGCAATAATTATGAATATTATTAAATAATTTTAATGCAGTAAAAGACCTTAATGGGCTGTTGGAACTCAACATTCCCAGATGTGGTCTGTCGATGTATTCCCCAGGATGCGGAAACTGCATTGGCACTTTGGCTTTGAGGAGCTACATCGCCAAATTAAATGAGAAcgcatatttaaaaacaaaatttgagTCATTTTGAGTGCATATAAGGAATTTTAAAGTACCTGCTGGTCTCTGTGGTTTGGGCAGCTGTTTGGCCCAAGAGCCCTGCACTCTGGCACGCTGTCGTTTATCTGCCATAATAAAACTCTGCAGGGAAGAGTTAAGGTCATTATTCAAATTTGAACTTTTGGTTTCTATTATCCGTACGCTATAACCATCCAATTTAtttatggacaaaaaaaaaaaaaaaatcaaccataTCAATAAATACTTCACAGTGCGCCACAAGTCTTAATAAAACGTTCGTATTATTAAAATGCACAAGTTAAACGTTCgtattacagtgatccctcgctaattCGCgtatcgtttatcgcggcttcactacatcgcggatttttttccccaaacttaaaaaacatttaacagtcaaaataaaacttctaaattgaggaaacgtgtctaaccttggacaatgtagtattgctccaaatgttcgtttacattcctttagaagtccatttttgtgttagcacgatcgcgaattagcatctttcagctaactcgttagcctgcccagtacttgttGGTGACCATACTTCGCgggtttcacttatcgcgggtggttttttgaACAAAATATCTGCgagaaacgagggattactgtattttaatgCAAGTTAACTAGTTCCCGCTATGGCTTGCATGTAGCACTTGTTTAAAACCAAAGACATAAAACAGACAACAACACGACACAAAATTCTGTCATTCTAGTCTATTCTACATTTATGGAATCAAATTCGAAACTACGGTAAAGTCCTGTTATTCACTTAATTGTACATTTTCAATAGGGAATACGGCAGATTAAGTTACGATGCTATTTCGTTCGTGTAATTTGAGCTAGAAACACGAGAATAGTTTTATATTAACATAATAAAAGTACAACTACGGAAATATTGTAATTACTTACCTAGAGGGGTAATAAAACATCCATATGTGGGAAAGTAAGTACTTTTAGCTACGACACGTTAGACAGGGCGGCCATTGCTGCGGTGttacatcaaaataaaaactaccCGGAACAAAGATTTAATTTATAGTTCCTTTTCGCTTCAGTAATTTATTTTAGCACCTGGTCTCTTTTTACTTCGAATATGCTTAACTATTTTTGTGTTCTTATATTTAAACAGTATCTTTTTTTAACCAACATACAGAAAACATTCgggaaatgttaaagaaaaACACCCCAACTGTCAAACGTGTACTTTTATTAACAAACGGTAGCAAAAAAAAGCTACAATCGGAAGTAAACACTGCATATTATTAAGTGGAAAATTTTAAGCATTATAAAAAGATTGCTATCAACCCAGAGGCACTCATAAGAACATTGCATACACCTAACTCAGAACTATCCCGGCTGAAAAATATGTGAAGTTAAGGTTTCATCTGTGAATATTTTGGTCCATTATTGAGGCACACCAAAAAGGTAtgtgtgtattaaaaaaaaaaaaaaagagagaaaaatgtcTTGTTCCCTTGTAATTCAAATATCAACGACCATTGAAAGGCACTTCTGTGTAGcttgtcaaacaaacaaacaaaaacaaatacagtgATACCTTGATTTGCAACAGCATTCCAGCACAAGCCGTCGTCATAATAAATAGTGTCAACACTTAACGGACAATTAAACGCGGCTTGGAAACTCACTCTTAAAGCAACaggttgtgtatgtgtgtgtgtggtcttatagaaataaaataaataactttacattcatatatatatatatatatatatatatatatatatatatataaaatgtaaaaaaaagccCACCACCATTTTCCACTGCTTACAACAGCAGGGTTTAACAAACCACAGTTTAATTCTTTTTTCTTCCCTATTTTAAGGCAGTTGCATCTAATCTCAAGTAACATGGCAGGTCTTTTTTTTCGTAGAGGTTCTTCAGtaacacacaaactcacacaccCGAGTTCTCTGACAGGACCCCCAGAAGGGAGCActtacacacgcacacttgTTAAACACTGCGTTGGGGTCACATTGTTAGTCTCAGTCTGTCTTCAAGCCGGTTCCGTTCTTCTGCTCGCGTAATTTCCTCCTGTGCAGGTATCCCGTGCGCTGGAGGCGGTTCATGCGTGCTCCCAAGAAGATGACGAGGCCGATAGGAACCATCTTGGTGGTCACCCAGCCCTGATTGAGAAGAACAAGTTTGTATTTCAGATGAATATTTTCAGATTGTTGTCGCACAGGTGTCTTACCATGACGGCGTGTGGAAAGTATCCGTTGGTCTGACCCTGCAGGCCCACGGTGTTGAGCTCGGCGGCCACGTAACGCTCCGGGGTGGGCTTGTCCAGGGTGGGCTTTCTGATGCGGGTCATCTTGGTAGCCACGAAGAAAGGCAACACGCTCTGCAGGTGGACAAGAACACAGCTTTTATATTAACTATGAAAGATtctctttttaaaaataaattgtccACCGACGTGGCTCAATGTGTGGCGCTAAAAGTGCTCGAGATGTGTTCAGATGGGGCTTGCAGAGGTCAAAGTGCAGTACTGTTTATGACCGCCAGGTGGCATAAGAACGCTAAGTACGGGTGCAATAAAATCAGAAGGTGCACACAGAAAGTTCGACATTGATAAGTCAAatcgaaaaaaaatcaagcactATTTTAATTATGAACGTTTCACACTGGATTGATTCAGatcacttttttgttttatatgaTTTCATTTTAATACCTTGCTCTCAAAACCTCACCTGGATGATGATGCCCTGACGCCTGTACTCTTCCTGGAGGCCACGGGAGAAGAAGTCCACAAAAGCCTAGAGTGGGGGGGAGGTGAAAAAACTGATTTTGATGAGAAATTCTTTATAAGTTTAGCTTCAAATGAGTGGAATGAGGACAGCACGCAAACCTTTGTGGACGAGTAGATGGTGAGCAGAGGGACGGGGTACATGCCACTGGCCGAGGAGATGTTGAGGATGACTCCTTTGGATCTGAAACAGCAAAAAGAGGATTTACACtgagaagaaaaatgaaaatggtGCTTCGATGAAGAACTGTTTGTGCAAGCAGCAGTGTGCACTCTGAGAAAACGAGACCGAAGATAAAGTCCACGCTAACAAACTTTAAACATCTCACATTCAGCTAACCCCTGCTAAGTACACTAatataaaaacaatcaaataaaattgaaaaaaacaaaacaacgcaGTTTCAAGTGTTTGAACCTATTCAATGCATCTATTTTTGGATCAAATCGCATCAACAATTTCCCAGGGAACCCTTCGTCTGCcttctcaaacacacacacacacacacacacgtgcacacacacacactggcagtGTACGTTGCCATGGCAGTCTGTTGCTGCAGTGATGTAGTCTAAAGAGAGCTagaggaaagagagagagctcGAGAGAGCGAAAGAGACATGCTCGGGCCTCACACGGCTGCAAAATGTGCCTGCAACGCCATTGGCCTACGCCGGTCACGTGACCGTGTGCCAGGCCAATCGGGGCGGGGAGGGCACTTTGTGTGAATTGAAAGCTTGTCAGCATTTGTGAACAAAGGGAAGGAGAGGAAGCTGCCATGGCGGGGAAAGACTCACTGATACCTTAAGCTCCTTCGAACAATCGGACATTAACGAgcattgctaaaaaaaaaaaaaaaaaatagtacatgGGAGGAAAATCTCACCTGTTAGCCATTCTGGGCAGCACCAGGCGGGTCATCTGGTGAACGACAGACACAAGTTAGCatgttaaataaatataaacaacCTGATAGGGTTAAAGAATTTGGGGGGGAATAAAAAGAAGAAAGTGTGTGGGAAAGAAGGGAGAGAtgcgtgggtgggtgggtggcggTTGCACACGGCGTTGGTGTAGTCCACCGTTGCTCTGGGAACGAGAGACACTGCAGGTACcaccaaagaagaagaaggaggagcagcagcaacagAAGAGCAACACAATGGCATTTACATGGAGGCTCAAATGGATCATGAGTACCTGGCACACTGAAGTCATGTTGACGTTGATCATGTTGGTGATGAACTGAAACACACGTTGGGCACGGTATTTAAATCagtgcagcaacaacaacaaaaataataaaaggtcaCTCACATTGTCGAGATCCGGAATACGGAGGTAGTATTCAGGGTATGGATAGGACACACCAACATTATTGACTGttaaacacacacagaaaacgTTTCAATTTGTGAAAAGCTCCACAAGTGAATGTCATACTAAAAGCATCCAGAAGGGGGCAGTAGAAGCAAAGGAAAGAAACTATTCAGTCCGCCACGCCTTGTAACCAGTAGTGCAACTGGATTTAAAACAAGGACAAAGAGTTCTTTAAATGTTCTGTTCACACAAAGTACATGCGTAATTGACtctgccacatttttttttttaactgagtcACATACAGCAATGTAACACGTCATATTGCACAAGATGTATTTGTGTGCATGACCTGAAGCTACACTCTACATTTTATTTcagtgttgttggttttttttgttttttttttaatagagtgACTCAGTCTACCCAAgacttgtgtgtgtggtgtgacgACGAAACAAATCAGTAGAGTCACGACAAAGCCAACACTGGtctaaaattaaaacaaacattgtCTCCTAAAAGGAATGAGAGTAAATATCAAAGTTGTTTACCAAGAACACCGATCTCCAGCCCTGATAGTCCTGCCTCGATGGTCGGGTAAATGTTGGTTTTGCCAAAGTCCGCCGCAATGGTCTTTGTCTCCACTCCAAACCGGTCCTCTGTGacacaaaacaaagaaacatcTTAATTTTCTGTATCTATTTCAACCATTTAATATGCGAAAAGCAattatttaaaagtcaaaagacAAATTGAATCGTGGGCATTAAGATCCTTATGAAAATCATGCTGCAGTGTCATAGTTAAACAGCAGAGGGCGCTGCATACCAACAGACTGCATGTCCAAGCACTCTTTAAAAAGCGGTTTGATGGAAGTAGAGAACAATAATTGAAGAAACACCAGAAAACAAATTAATGACAATATGACAGTTGGATCAGATACGATGTTGTTGGTCAAAGTCAGGCACTTACCAAGTGACCTGGCCACGTCGTCCAGTTTGTGTTGGGAGCGGCTGATCAACACCATGGCAAACCCTCGTCGAGCAAGCTGGGAGGAAAACAAGTCAGTTTACAGGCTCACAAATAATTCCAAAAATATAATTTTCTCACCCAGAAGTGTGTCAACTAAGTCATTTTTTAATAACTACAGTATAAAGatgaaaaattaaatatttgttctcagatttttttttgtgtgaaaagGGGAAAACCAACTCAAGAGACTCACCTCCTCCGCGTAGGATTTTCCGATTCCATCAGTGGCTCCCGTCACAACTAAAAAGCAAAGAAGATAGGCTGTCAGCGGTTTTAGTAGTAAATTGATTAATAGACATCACAAACAATGAGCAGGAGGAAAgaaaaacttctttttttttttaaatagctgaACTCTGCATAACCCTGCAGGTTGTCATGATATCAGCAACATGGCCGCCCATACCGCTTGACTGCATCCCAAACAAAAGCGTGAAGCTCATTCATGGCCACACCTCGACTTCAAGTTGGACCTCTTGTCAAGGCGAGGGCACACCAGCTAAGCTCCAAAATGACTGAGATTCCCTGTGACAACAATGCTTGTAGATAAGACGCACGTTGTCATCGCAGCTTAGCGGGATCATCGCATACAATACGATTGGCTAGAGACCGAGGAGAACTGTTGAGTCAACGAAACCTGGGCGAAGGTTTCAGTCATTCGACATACCTTGTACGgtctacagcaggggtgtcaattttttgggcgggccgcattgtagtcatagcttctttcagagggccattatgattgtcaaGACAAATAAatttatgagcacctcatattatatacagtcaaagctacaaaacaaacaactcattttcaaatcaaacaagtaaaaactggtcaaatattttaaaagtgaagacaatttgcaattctagtcatgacacaccaatttgatgcacaatttgtcttcgcgggccacataaaatgatgtggcgggccgtatctgggcccccggaccttgagtttgacacctgtggtctacaggatgagaaaaaaacacaaatttggCCACAAAAAGGTGAAGTCACTCCTATACCGACAAAAAATTGCAACAGTAAGGCATTCTTGACTAAAGATTCTAAAAGATCAATTGTGAATTTGTTCTTTGGCCACCTCGTAGCTCCGCCCCTCAACTTGGCTTTTCCCTGGTTTCTGTCTGTCAAGGCTCAAGTTGATGAATTTGACGATTATTCGAAACAAACGCTGGGAAATAAAGCCGATGGCCACGATGGTGCGCTCAACGCATCTATGATCAGTTGATGAAAGATTAATGGAGGCACAGAGGACATTCTCTAGCAACGGGCGAGGAGACGAGAGGGAGGGAGCGATGACAAacgaaggaggaagaggaggaggaggaggaggaagatgaggggCTGGCGGGATGCGGAGGGATCCTGGGGGCGTCTAAAAATAGAAGTGGAGCGAAGCAGGAGAAGGAGCGTGTGAAGGAGAAATGGAGGAATGGAGgcaagcaaggaaggaaggagggagggagggagggaggaaggcaggAGAGGAAGGCGAGCGAGAGTAGCACAAagtcaaaaagtgaaaaaggcAAGCAGAATTTATTTCTTTAAATCGGACTCTTTCTTCAGCCCCCCATCTTCCTCCTCGATGTTAAGAATGAAACACGCCGACACAAAAGCCTCAATGGGAGCGGATCATACCAATGCAcgccacgggggggggggggaggaataaaatgatcattttcCTTCCACAACACAAATCTATTCAATTAATTAGCGGCatgattgatttttaaaatattcgaTAGTGACAACACGACATGCCCCCAATACTAAAAATAGCAAAACTATAACTTACAACCCAATCACTAATTAACAATTTTAAATATTGTGAAATATATTAGGAAACATTTGGATATTGTGGATACTGAATTTAACAAAAACTTTAAATGCAAATTGTAAATATTTCAACGGAATGGATACTACATAAAGACATTCGCAAataatttatattaaaaaaaataaaaaggtataTAGACCAGACTCCTGCGGGACGCCACCAAATTGCATTCAAGCGTGTCGTGCAACGAGGTGCACGTCAAACATTCCAAGTGATCAGCGGCTGGGTGGGGCTAATTGACTGATGTCACTTTTGGCAACTTTCAAATTGATCGGTTGAGTAATAAGCTGCTGAGCGACAAGTAACGCAACACTTGGTGAGCAGTTTAAATCGCCGTAAATAACAATTGATCATACCCAAGTGACACATTTCTGGCAACGCCCCAAGTCCTATTTGGCTAGCGAGACTTTTTTGCATTAACCTTGAACGCTTCGAGTCCCGCGGCGTTCCACAAGGTTCTATGTTGGGGCCCTTGCCGTTTTCACTGTAAATTTTACCTAAGCGACATATTTTCACATATGATACTTTCACAAACATCACCTCCAAAGTCCACAAAGGGTGATAGTTTCATTTAAATGCCTAAATGACAGCCTAGCAACTTCAATATCAATTTACATGAACATAAAAAAGTATTttgcatatatatacacacacacacacacacaaagaaataaTAAGCTTTCTTTGCTCTTGGTATGATAGCATCCTTTAGCAAGCCCTCACCCCTCCCTCTGAGAAATCCATCATGCccctgcctcctcctcctcctcttcttctttcacGCACATCTCCATATCCTCGTGTTGTACTTATGAATGACAACACTCCTCCCACCTATTATATAATAGCGCCATTCTCTCAAtaacgtgtgcgtgcgcgtgtatcgcctttagtgtgtgtgtgtggaagtgGGCTCTAATacaatggagggggggggggcaagctcCTTTATTCAGTGTGCAGACATTTCTCATTGTTTTAATTGAAAAGAGATGCATGAAAGCATTCCCATTTATTCTTATCGACGCGACATTAAATGCACCTGCATAATCTTACGAGATCAAAAACGATACagcaaagaattttttttggggggggggaattttcACTTTTCGCAGCAGTGCTTCATCATATACCTCGTCGAATAGCGGAGGGGTTCACTACCTTGCCGTGATCAAATTATTAGAAACAGTCCATAACAACAACATCTATATTGAATTAACATCTCATTAGATTTTGCAGCCGAGTTCTCCCGTTGTGTTCCCAAGCGTCGCGAGAAGCCTGACGGGGGCGCTTTTGCACCGCCGACGCCGCTACGCGTCACGTCCAGAGGTATTGACATCCCCCAGCCTTTTgtcccccccccttccatccTCCCTCCCTGGGCTGAGGAGCGGCCGCTGCCTGCTCGCTACGGCGCGGCTCTAAAAAAAGCAGCAGGAGGAGTAAAAATAGCAGCGACTGCCTCGTCTGGGAGCTAAACCCCCGCCCGCCCTCTACCTTCATcccccccccgcctcccccaATCCATCCATCGCCTCCCGCCTTGCATGCTTGCCTGCCGCATGCACCTGAATACCAAACAAGATCACCAGCGTCAACGTCAGCATCATCGCCACGACAACCGGGGCTGCAGCATCCAAGCTGCATGCTGGGAAAcaccgcacatacacacacacacacacacacacacacttggaatcatgaTTGGGAACGGGAGAAATTCAAATAAAGCTACAGATACATTTTTATACTTAGTGAGGAATCATAGAGCCTTTTTTCCCCTAATGAAGTGAACCCTCATTCATCATACGAGATATTTTGCAGGCCCACTAAATGAAAACCCGACAGATGCCatataaagacttttttttttttaatcgactgggaaaaaaaaaagatataatatatatatatatatatatatatatatatatatatatatatatatatatatatatatatatatataaaaaacttttttttttaatcgactgggaaaaaaaaaactatatatctatatatatgccCATCACTGTCTTAAAGGCACAGTAGCGAAAATAAGCGTCCAGCAAATCTTCAATTAAGATTCTCAGTGAGGAGAGACTGCGGTCCTCGTATGCCCTGCTCTTGTTATGTAATCTGTCGCACCCCAAACTCGCCTATCAACGAGCAGAGGCCTCCTACGTTACACTGAGCAAAGGAGAAGGGAGGGATGCAGCACAAggtggaaacacacacacacacacacatatatacgcaGACGTGTATATTTCTTTAAATAGCATGGGAGAAAGTCACATGGGTAATATAAAAGTCgacaaaaataaaacttgatgggggaggagggaggctTGAGGACTTGTACTTCAGAGCCAACCAAGACTGATCCAGCATCTATATTTGGATGGGGAGCAAAAAATagcttttataaaaaaaaggaggaaagaaaaaggggtggggggggtaccattgtttaaaaaaaaaatagacaaactCAATTTCTCCAACTTGAGGTGATTTTTTAGGAAATTCTCCAATCCTCCGCCATGCAAAGATGTAAAGTGTACCATCGACACGTACGTTCTCGTTTTGTACGCAAAGGTGCTCAAATAAGAACACGTACAGATGGACGTTTCAAAAGCGGTTGTTTACGAAAAGCGGGACTGTgaaattcaaataaattaaGCCAGCGATTGCTTTATCCTGTCACGAAATGGGTGGGAAAAGTTACCAACTCACCACAGAGTGACCCTGGCTTCATCGCAATGCCCGGTCGTCATGGTAACCAAAGACAGATCCTGCATTGACCAACATTTTTGAATAgtggggaaaaaatatatataatttctcCATTAAAACGGTAGGACTGACAATTTCTGAATTCAATTGTcaaaaaaaatggtttcaaaatattttaattgctcCAGGAATTTGACAGCGCCATACTAGTTATGCATGACGTTCAAAGTCTTCGCGAGAACAAGCTCTACGTCAAACGATTGCGCAATC harbors:
- the lysmd4 gene encoding lysM and putative peptidoglycan-binding domain-containing protein 4, yielding MRRGDHVPHAFQAPVDVHASADGQVYMFKRKVNGMASSSDEEEEEEAEELGLMEMRPRPYQDSEQDRLGNFHLLERDVLDGDNLNKLALQYGCKVADIKRVNNLIQEQDLFALKSIKIPVAKHSFLTESYASPCDSFEEKPAKAQPKRQQITDFLIEVDNDMEKLIPNSDDFDMELLDDGPKRPVQKGRKGQGADWGIQWWNAVVAMLLIGIVLPLFYVIYFKTQHSGSASLTGGAVTPTSVTSNRTGTGTFPTGGSEPG
- the alkbh3 gene encoding alpha-ketoglutarate-dependent dioxygenase alkB homolog 3, whose translation is MADKRQRARVQGSWAKQLPKPQRPAAPQSQSANAVSASWGIHRQTTSGNVEFQQPIKQVRDVPSEKVIDQAGDYEISHGPSGVSRLRLVPRFLPAEEADWMFAKLLAELPWSQKTNFRQDEAYEEPRLTCWFGELPYTYARSTMAANTKWHPLLLKLRRAVSEASGGRGGDERFNSLLCNLYRDGHDSIGWHSDDEASLGRQPVIASLSLGDSRVFSLRKKPPLEENGDFTYVERIKVPLGHGALLLMEGATQDDWQHQVAKEYHDRGPRINLTFRSIFPEPQGHRPGTKLHFTDRQTDMNATN
- the hsd17b12a gene encoding very-long-chain 3-oxoacyl-CoA reductase-A translates to MTWTDAGDMLRRAETPLFWVGAFTVASILLWVLYRLLSGFRVWVLGNGQLISPQLGKWAVVTGATDGIGKSYAEELARRGFAMVLISRSQHKLDDVARSLEDRFGVETKTIAADFGKTNIYPTIEAGLSGLEIGVLVNNVGVSYPYPEYYLRIPDLDNFITNMINVNMTSVCQMTRLVLPRMANRSKGVILNISSASGMYPVPLLTIYSSTKAFVDFFSRGLQEEYRRQGIIIQSVLPFFVATKMTRIRKPTLDKPTPERYVAAELNTVGLQGQTNGYFPHAVMGWVTTKMVPIGLVIFLGARMNRLQRTGYLHRRKLREQKNGTGLKTD